A genomic region of Stegostoma tigrinum isolate sSteTig4 chromosome 13, sSteTig4.hap1, whole genome shotgun sequence contains the following coding sequences:
- the cnot8 gene encoding CCR4-NOT transcription complex subunit 8 isoform X2 → MPAAEEDHSQIIREVWANNLEEEMRKIRLIIQKYNYIAMDTEFPGVVVRPIGEFRSTVDYQYQLLRCNVDLLKIIQLGLTFMNEKNQYPPGTSTWQFNFKFNLTGYDFGYLIKLLTHSRLPEEEQEFFDILHLFFPAIYDVKYLMKSCKNLKGGLQEVAEQLELERIGRQHQAGSDSLLTGMAFFRMRELFFEDNIDDTKYCGHLYGLGSGLTNNHNGTAGTSEEETNNKQH, encoded by the exons ATGCCAGCTGCAGAAGAAGATCATAGTCAGATAATCCGTGAGGTATGGGCAAATAACCTGGAAGAAGAGATGAGAAAAATTCGCTTAATTATTCAAAAATATAACTATATAGCTATG GATACAGAGTTTCCCGGTGTTGTGGTAAGACCAATTGGAGAATTCCGAAGCACTGTAGATTACCAGTACCAGCTTCTCCGGTGTAATGTGGACTTGCTGAAAATCATTCAACTGGGATTGACATTCATGAATGAGAAAAACCAATACCCTCCTGGAACCTCCACTTGGCAATTCAACTTTAAATTCAACCTAAC CGGTTATGACTTTGGCTACTTGATCAAACTTCTAACCCACTCACGACTACCGGAAGAAGAGCAAGAATTCTTTGATATTCTGCATTTGTTCTTCCCTGCTATCTATGACGTGAAATATCTGATGAAAAGCTGTAAAAATCTTAAG GGTGGTCTACAAGAAGTTGCTGAACAGCTTGAGTTGGAGCGAATTGGACGACAGCACCAGGCAGGCTCAGATTCATTATTGACAGGCATGGCTTTCTTCAGAATGAGGGAG TTATTTTTTGAAGACAACATTGATGACACAAAGTACTGTGGACATTTGTATGGTCTTGGATCAGGTTTAACTAATAACCATAATGGGACAGCTGGGACATCAGAAGAAGAAACCAACAACAAACAACACTGA
- the cnot8 gene encoding CCR4-NOT transcription complex subunit 8 isoform X1 encodes MPAAEEDHSQIIREVWANNLEEEMRKIRLIIQKYNYIAMDTEFPGVVVRPIGEFRSTVDYQYQLLRCNVDLLKIIQLGLTFMNEKNQYPPGTSTWQFNFKFNLTEDMYSQDSIDLLRTSGLQFKKHEEEGIETSYFAELLMTSGVVLCDNVKWLSFHSGYDFGYLIKLLTHSRLPEEEQEFFDILHLFFPAIYDVKYLMKSCKNLKGGLQEVAEQLELERIGRQHQAGSDSLLTGMAFFRMRELFFEDNIDDTKYCGHLYGLGSGLTNNHNGTAGTSEEETNNKQH; translated from the exons ATGCCAGCTGCAGAAGAAGATCATAGTCAGATAATCCGTGAGGTATGGGCAAATAACCTGGAAGAAGAGATGAGAAAAATTCGCTTAATTATTCAAAAATATAACTATATAGCTATG GATACAGAGTTTCCCGGTGTTGTGGTAAGACCAATTGGAGAATTCCGAAGCACTGTAGATTACCAGTACCAGCTTCTCCGGTGTAATGTGGACTTGCTGAAAATCATTCAACTGGGATTGACATTCATGAATGAGAAAAACCAATACCCTCCTGGAACCTCCACTTGGCAATTCAACTTTAAATTCAACCTAAC gGAAGACATGTACTCACAAGACTCAATAGATTTGCTGAGAACTTCTGGGCTGCAGTTCAAAAAACATGAAGAAGAAGGAATTGAAACTTCTTACTTTGCAGAACTCCTCATGACATCTGGTGTGGTGCTGTGTGATAATGTCAAGTGGCTTTCATTTCACAG CGGTTATGACTTTGGCTACTTGATCAAACTTCTAACCCACTCACGACTACCGGAAGAAGAGCAAGAATTCTTTGATATTCTGCATTTGTTCTTCCCTGCTATCTATGACGTGAAATATCTGATGAAAAGCTGTAAAAATCTTAAG GGTGGTCTACAAGAAGTTGCTGAACAGCTTGAGTTGGAGCGAATTGGACGACAGCACCAGGCAGGCTCAGATTCATTATTGACAGGCATGGCTTTCTTCAGAATGAGGGAG TTATTTTTTGAAGACAACATTGATGACACAAAGTACTGTGGACATTTGTATGGTCTTGGATCAGGTTTAACTAATAACCATAATGGGACAGCTGGGACATCAGAAGAAGAAACCAACAACAAACAACACTGA